In Juglans microcarpa x Juglans regia isolate MS1-56 chromosome 4S, Jm3101_v1.0, whole genome shotgun sequence, a single window of DNA contains:
- the LOC121262000 gene encoding uncharacterized protein LOC121262000, producing the protein MDKSWMNDPDRLVSPAYAEGVKYFLTQTRNHTSGRDRIRCPCRACLNNLWLPIFEVETHLFIKGINPDYTQWIFHGEEETTLYVSDDDIDDDIIQEDGYIDDMQHMLDDIRAGTFVDVPQDSTHVPNRPPITVDSPVPSFDQLLENARRPFFDGCTEFSKLSFVIKLLHIKSISGWSIKSFDMLLNLLRYAFPNAILPQLYEESRSLERGLGFKYHKIHACPNDCNLFWKENTALNECPICKASRWIPNTHGSHAIPQKVLRHFPLKPRLQRLFISTKIAGDMQWHKEQQTIEDTCMRHPADSECSKKFDEDHGWFTADPRNVRLGLASDGFTPFNNLAKPHSI; encoded by the coding sequence atggacaaaagttggatgaatGACCCCGATAGGCTTGTATCACCTGCATACGCCGAAGGCGTTAAATATTTCCTCACACAAACACGAAACCATACAAGTGGAAGGGATCGCATTCGGTGTCCATGTCGTGCATGCCTTAACAATCTGTGGCTGCCTATATTTGAGGTGGAAACCCATTTGTTTATTAAAGGGATCAACCCAGATTACACccagtggatatttcatggggaggaggaGACAACATTGTACGTCAgtgatgatgatattgatgacgaTATCATCCAAGAAGACGGTTACATAGATGACATGCAGCATATGTTGGATGACATCCGGGCAGGCACCTTCGTTGATGTGCCCCAAGATAGCACTCATGTGCCAAACAGGCCACCAATTACTGTAGATTCACCGGTACCATCTTTTGACCAACTACTAGAGAATGCTCGACGTCCTTTTTTCGATGGGTGTACAGAATTTTCAAAGTTGTCATTCGTTATCAAGTTGTTACACATCAAATCAATCAGTGGATGGTCAATTAAGTCATTTGACATGCTCCTTAATTTGTTGAGGTATGCCTTTCCTAATGCCATATTGCCACAATTATATGAGGAGTCAAGGTCTTTGGAGCGCGGTTTGGGCTTCAAGTATCACAAAATCCATGCGTGCCCCAACGACTGCAActtattttggaaggaaaatacTGCTCTTAATGAATGCCCTATATGTAAGGCTTCGAGGTGGATACCAAATACACACGGGTCACACGCGATACCTCAAAAAGTGTTGCGTCACTTTCCTTTGAAACCGAGATTGCAGCGTCTCTTCATATCTACAAAGATAGCAGGTGATATGCAATGGCACAAAGAGCAACAGACGATAGAAGATACTTGTATGAGACATCCGGCCGACTCTGAGTGCTCgaagaaatttgatgaagaTCATGGTTGGTTCACTGCGGATCCTCGCAATGTTAGGCTCGGTCTGGCAAGTGATGGCTTCACTCCATTCAACAACTTGGCTAAACCTCATAGCATTTAG